A genomic window from Micromonospora violae includes:
- a CDS encoding linear amide C-N hydrolase, whose product MRRTLPAVSTALLLALTSCTTPGSAGAPPIASPVPAATPTASRQDATQVEQTMASLRRVDDLPLYEMTYVGAYDPTVGTDAAAPSPFGCSLFVAAGDPERPVFARNFDWDANPALVLRTDPPDGYASLSLVDISYLGVGADPAGDRRLLNAPLLPFDGMNERGLAVGLAADDAATARPVPGRPTVGSVRILRLVLDRAATVDEAIAVFSGHNLDFDGGPPLHYLLADATGASAVIEFVDGELRVERGTGGWQALTNVPVVGVPEQRRRTDRRYGQIAAALTDADAVLDVAAAHRLLAAVRQGHTRWSVTYGLRSGEVRLVTATGAGERRYHLPMS is encoded by the coding sequence ATGCGCAGGACATTGCCGGCCGTCTCGACGGCCCTGCTGCTCGCCCTCACCTCCTGCACGACACCCGGGTCGGCAGGTGCGCCGCCGATCGCGTCGCCGGTGCCCGCGGCCACGCCGACCGCCTCCCGGCAGGACGCCACCCAGGTCGAGCAGACCATGGCCAGCCTGCGTCGGGTGGACGACCTGCCGCTGTACGAGATGACCTACGTCGGGGCGTACGACCCGACGGTGGGCACCGACGCCGCAGCGCCCAGCCCGTTCGGTTGCTCGTTGTTCGTCGCCGCGGGCGACCCCGAGCGGCCCGTGTTCGCCCGCAACTTCGACTGGGACGCCAACCCGGCGCTGGTGCTGCGGACCGACCCGCCGGACGGGTACGCGTCCCTGTCGCTGGTCGACATCTCCTACCTCGGGGTCGGCGCGGACCCGGCCGGGGACCGACGGCTGCTCAACGCTCCGCTGCTGCCCTTCGACGGGATGAACGAGCGGGGCCTCGCGGTGGGGCTCGCCGCCGACGACGCGGCCACGGCCCGGCCGGTGCCGGGCAGGCCCACCGTCGGCTCGGTCCGGATCCTGCGGCTGGTGCTGGACCGGGCCGCCACCGTCGACGAGGCGATCGCCGTGTTCAGCGGGCACAACCTCGACTTCGACGGTGGGCCGCCGCTGCACTACCTGCTGGCCGACGCGACCGGAGCGTCAGCGGTGATCGAGTTCGTCGATGGTGAGCTGCGGGTCGAGCGGGGCACGGGCGGCTGGCAGGCGCTGACGAACGTACCGGTCGTCGGGGTGCCCGAGCAGCGGCGGCGCACCGACCGCCGGTACGGGCAGATCGCCGCCGCGTTGACCGACGCCGACGCGGTGCTGGACGTCGCCGCGGCGCACCGGTTGCTTGCCGCCGTCCGTCAGGGGCACACCCGCTGGTCTGTCACGTACGGTCTGCGCAGCGGCGAGGTCCGGTTGGTCACCGCTACCGGTGCTGGTGAGCGGCGCTACCACCTGCCGATGAGCTGA
- a CDS encoding RNA-guided endonuclease InsQ/TnpB family protein yields the protein MQLRYNYRLYPDGVQREALSKAFGCARVVFNDGLRVRQEAHDAGLPYPTDAELSKRVTVAKLTPERAWLGEVSSVVLQQALADLNTAYRNFFASVSGKRKGRKVAAPRFRSRKDSRQAVRFTANARFKVLDNGRLRLPKIGDLEVRWSRELPAAPTSVTVVRDAAGRYFASFVVQTADQPLPERESEVGIDLGLTHFAVMSDGTKVSAPKFLRRAARKLRRLQQGLSRKQRGSNNRRKAVVKVARAHAKVADTRRDWQHKLSTQIIRDNQAVFVEDLCVTGLARTRLAKSVYDAGWSQFTAMLEYKAARYGRTFARVDRFFPSTRMCSDCGRINDKMALNVRTWGCPCGSLHDRDVNAARNIRAAGRADLNDRGARVRPAPMPAPRGEAVTRRELAASAV from the coding sequence GTGCAGCTTCGGTACAACTACCGGCTCTACCCGGATGGCGTCCAGCGTGAGGCGTTGTCGAAGGCGTTCGGGTGTGCGCGGGTGGTGTTCAACGACGGGCTGCGCGTGCGTCAGGAAGCACACGACGCTGGCCTGCCGTATCCGACGGACGCCGAGCTGTCCAAGCGGGTTACCGTGGCGAAGTTGACGCCGGAGCGGGCGTGGCTGGGCGAGGTGTCGTCGGTAGTGTTGCAGCAGGCCCTCGCGGACCTGAACACCGCGTACCGCAACTTCTTCGCCTCGGTGTCGGGTAAGCGCAAGGGTCGCAAGGTCGCCGCTCCCCGGTTCCGGTCCCGTAAGGACAGCCGGCAGGCGGTCCGGTTTACCGCCAACGCCCGGTTCAAGGTCCTCGACAACGGTCGACTGCGGCTGCCGAAGATCGGCGATCTGGAAGTCCGTTGGTCGCGGGAGTTGCCGGCTGCGCCGACGTCGGTGACGGTGGTCCGGGACGCCGCCGGTCGGTACTTCGCCTCGTTCGTGGTGCAGACCGCCGACCAGCCGTTGCCCGAGCGGGAGTCGGAGGTCGGCATTGACCTGGGGCTGACGCATTTCGCGGTGATGTCCGACGGGACGAAGGTGAGCGCGCCGAAGTTTCTGCGTCGTGCAGCCCGCAAGCTGCGTCGGTTGCAGCAGGGCTTGTCCCGTAAGCAGCGGGGCAGCAACAACCGTAGGAAGGCCGTGGTGAAGGTCGCCCGCGCGCACGCGAAGGTGGCCGACACCCGGCGGGACTGGCAGCACAAGCTTTCGACGCAGATCATCCGCGACAACCAAGCGGTGTTCGTCGAGGACCTGTGCGTGACCGGTCTCGCCCGGACACGGTTGGCGAAGTCGGTGTACGACGCTGGGTGGTCGCAGTTCACGGCCATGCTGGAGTACAAGGCTGCCCGGTACGGGCGCACCTTCGCCCGGGTAGATCGGTTCTTCCCGTCGACCCGCATGTGCTCGGACTGCGGCCGGATCAACGACAAGATGGCGCTCAACGTCCGGACGTGGGGCTGCCCATGTGGCAGCCTGCACGACCGAGACGTGAACGCCGCCAGGAACATCAGGGCCGCCGGGCGGGCGGACCTCAACGACCGTGGAGCGCGGGTAAGACCGGCACCCATGCCGGCACCGCGCGGGGAAGCGGTAACCCGCCGGGAGCTTGCCGCTTCGGCGGTGTAG
- a CDS encoding DUF5715 family protein codes for MRVPSRSPGQQPGSPPSPTAPARRRPPGTAPRRLPTSAPDLAAYRAAVADLLVEVGALADAASTRARQVLIDERLREPALAAVLDATPQGLIGARETLLLEMARYQPNHRTSASDLNALVRIYLLSRIDVLWWQDAPTFVTDDQVNGSAELVDLEWLRRRDLLRFRYQEQPATILGRAARGLRRRLRPDATPHTAGLLFRRARREVVALLNDIGREFTAVAPPGTPPLWVTSLVRSAEHQYRLRRLGYAAMLPSGHCLGYSVDVELAWFERFGARDALAELLLSRQEAGELNVIDEGQAWHLCLAPTARRRLRRAYEAEMGV; via the coding sequence ATGCGAGTGCCCAGCCGTAGCCCGGGACAGCAACCCGGTTCGCCTCCGTCGCCCACCGCCCCGGCCCGCCGTCGGCCCCCCGGCACGGCCCCCCGCCGCCTGCCCACCTCGGCGCCCGACCTGGCCGCCTACCGGGCCGCCGTCGCCGACCTGCTGGTCGAGGTCGGCGCCCTGGCCGACGCGGCGAGCACCCGGGCCCGGCAGGTGCTCATCGACGAGCGGCTGCGGGAGCCGGCGCTCGCGGCGGTCCTCGACGCCACGCCGCAGGGGCTGATCGGCGCGCGCGAGACGTTGCTGCTGGAGATGGCCCGCTACCAGCCGAACCACCGCACCTCGGCCAGTGACCTCAACGCGCTGGTCCGGATCTACCTGCTCTCCCGCATCGACGTGCTGTGGTGGCAGGACGCGCCGACCTTCGTCACCGACGACCAGGTCAACGGCAGCGCCGAGCTGGTCGACCTGGAGTGGCTGCGCCGCCGCGACCTGCTGCGCTTCCGCTACCAGGAGCAGCCCGCCACGATACTGGGCCGGGCCGCCCGCGGGCTGCGCCGCCGGTTACGCCCCGACGCCACCCCGCACACCGCGGGGCTGCTGTTCCGCCGCGCCCGACGCGAGGTGGTGGCGCTGCTCAACGACATCGGACGAGAGTTCACCGCCGTCGCGCCGCCGGGCACCCCGCCGCTCTGGGTGACCAGCCTGGTCCGCAGCGCCGAACACCAGTACCGGCTGCGCCGCCTGGGCTACGCGGCGATGCTGCCCAGTGGACACTGCCTCGGCTACTCCGTCGACGTCGAACTGGCCTGGTTCGAGCGGTTCGGCGCGCGGGACGCCCTGGCGGAGCTGCTGCTGAGCCGGCAGGAGGCCGGCGAGCTGAACGTGATCGACGAGGGGCAGGCCTGGCACCTGTGCCTCGCGCCCACCGCCCGGCGTCGCCTACGCCGGGCGTACGAGGCCGAGATGGGGGTCTGA
- a CDS encoding SLC13 family permease, giving the protein MTLAVGTPPAPPAPPVRWRPQPLDLVAVFLAVAGAACALGGVLPRADTTATLHRVLPLLLFLGSVIVLAELTAVAGVFDVLASRLARAAGGSWAALFLLCGGLATLTTLVLNLDTTAVLLTPVLLALARGLRVPAAPLAVTTVWLANTASLLLPVSNLTNLLAADRIGLAPLAYAARMALPQLTAVAVTLALLWWAWWRRHRPAGGRFVPPTRHVPSDPVLHRIALAGCLLFVAGILSGVEIALASTVAVAVVLLGFVVRSPATLRPGLVPLRLLLFVTGLFLVVQTLGRFGLDDLVVGLLGTDGGALGALRAGGTGAVLANAVNNLPAYLAGESVLHTGDGTRLLALLIGTNIGPLAAPWASLATLLWFERCRAAGVAVPVTRFVVTSVLLAVTGTFAAVGALLVTS; this is encoded by the coding sequence GTGACACTCGCCGTCGGCACCCCGCCCGCCCCGCCCGCCCCGCCCGTACGCTGGCGTCCCCAGCCGCTCGACCTGGTGGCGGTGTTCCTCGCGGTGGCCGGCGCGGCGTGCGCGCTGGGTGGGGTGCTGCCCCGCGCCGACACCACCGCCACCCTGCACCGGGTCCTGCCACTGCTGCTCTTCCTCGGCTCCGTGATCGTGCTTGCCGAGCTGACCGCCGTGGCAGGAGTCTTCGACGTGCTGGCCAGCCGGCTGGCCCGCGCCGCCGGGGGCAGTTGGGCGGCGCTGTTCCTGCTCTGCGGCGGCCTGGCCACGCTGACCACACTCGTGCTCAACCTGGACACCACCGCGGTGCTGCTCACCCCGGTGCTGCTCGCGCTGGCCCGCGGCCTGCGCGTCCCGGCTGCCCCGCTCGCGGTCACCACGGTCTGGCTGGCCAACACCGCCAGCCTGCTGCTGCCGGTGTCCAACCTGACCAACCTGCTGGCCGCCGACCGGATCGGGCTGGCCCCGCTGGCCTACGCGGCGCGGATGGCGCTGCCGCAGCTCACCGCGGTCGCGGTCACCCTGGCGCTGCTCTGGTGGGCGTGGTGGCGGCGGCACCGCCCGGCCGGAGGCCGCTTCGTTCCACCCACCCGCCACGTGCCCTCGGATCCGGTGCTGCACCGCATCGCACTCGCCGGTTGCCTGCTCTTCGTCGCCGGCATCCTCTCCGGCGTGGAGATCGCCCTCGCCTCGACGGTCGCCGTCGCGGTGGTGCTGCTCGGGTTCGTCGTCCGCTCCCCCGCGACGCTGCGCCCGGGGTTGGTGCCGTTGCGGCTGCTGCTCTTCGTCACCGGCCTGTTCCTGGTGGTGCAGACCCTCGGCCGGTTCGGGCTGGACGACCTGGTCGTCGGGCTGCTCGGCACCGACGGCGGGGCGCTCGGGGCGCTGCGCGCCGGTGGCACCGGTGCGGTGCTGGCGAACGCCGTGAACAACCTGCCGGCCTACCTGGCCGGCGAGTCGGTGCTGCACACCGGTGACGGAACCCGGCTGCTGGCACTGCTGATCGGCACCAACATCGGGCCGCTGGCCGCACCCTGGGCGTCGCTGGCGACCCTGCTGTGGTTCGAGCGGTGCCGGGCGGCCGGCGTGGCGGTGCCGGTGACCCGGTTCGTGGTGACCAGCGTCCTGCTGGCGGTCACCGGCACGTTCGCCGCGGTCGGCGCGCTGCTGGTGACGAGCTGA
- a CDS encoding asparagine synthetase B family protein, with translation MCGIALSIGPEADPATFRRMLATLAPRGEVTETRSESGLLAGTRRLRVVDRDRAVQPWTSTDERWLLCFNGEIFNYRELRAQLTRLGQSFRTESDTEVLLAAFQQWGEAAVTRLRGEFAFAVVERATGRAYLARDPLGVKPLYWARRPGCLQLASEVKALVGHGAPIVEVPPGHHGWAEADGHVRVSPYVDLLTLGDGLPVIDDPDEAALLVRAALSDAIRMRVETDLTVGVVLSGGLDSSLTLRQVRDIHPDCVAVTVGVADSPDVAYARRLAADLDVPHVVVELRPRDIRLADVREAIRISELTEYGDIINAVVSVPIFRRLRDLGIKVVLTGDGSDELFGGYPMYHQVGPAAARRLFLHRIRNLCRTELQRVDRAAMAHGVEARVPFLDLSVVELAMRLPVELKLRGGQEKWIVRRAFADMLPEYIVRRPKNPMSYSSGLHERVRLYKPLFARLHRSFGYDLQEPVRRDFDSVLSRCGNDLDRAIADGLTRPDYTVLEHARDLVGAAKWNAAPVVRRLVGPRPARN, from the coding sequence GTGTGCGGCATCGCGTTGAGCATCGGCCCCGAGGCCGACCCGGCGACCTTCCGGCGGATGCTCGCCACTCTGGCCCCGCGCGGCGAGGTCACCGAGACCCGGTCCGAGAGCGGGCTGCTCGCCGGCACCCGCCGGCTGCGGGTCGTGGACCGGGACCGGGCGGTGCAGCCGTGGACGTCGACCGACGAGCGGTGGCTGCTCTGCTTCAACGGCGAGATCTTCAACTACCGGGAGCTGCGGGCGCAGTTGACCCGCCTGGGGCAGAGCTTCCGCACCGAGAGCGACACCGAGGTGCTGCTCGCCGCGTTCCAGCAGTGGGGCGAGGCGGCGGTGACCCGGCTGCGTGGTGAGTTCGCCTTCGCGGTCGTCGAACGGGCCACCGGACGGGCGTACCTGGCCCGCGACCCGCTCGGGGTCAAGCCGCTGTACTGGGCCCGTCGCCCCGGCTGCCTGCAGCTTGCCTCCGAGGTCAAGGCGCTCGTCGGGCACGGCGCCCCGATCGTCGAGGTGCCGCCCGGGCACCACGGCTGGGCGGAGGCGGACGGGCACGTGCGGGTGAGCCCGTACGTCGACCTGCTCACCCTCGGCGACGGCCTGCCGGTCATCGACGACCCGGACGAGGCCGCGCTGCTGGTCCGTGCCGCGCTCAGCGACGCGATCCGGATGCGGGTGGAGACCGACCTGACCGTCGGGGTGGTGCTCTCCGGTGGTCTGGACAGCTCACTGACCCTGCGGCAGGTGCGCGACATCCACCCGGACTGCGTCGCGGTGACGGTCGGCGTGGCGGACAGCCCCGACGTGGCGTACGCCCGGCGGCTCGCCGCCGACCTCGACGTGCCGCATGTGGTGGTCGAGCTGCGTCCGCGCGACATCCGGCTCGCCGACGTCCGCGAGGCCATCCGGATCTCCGAGCTGACCGAGTACGGCGACATCATCAACGCGGTCGTCTCGGTGCCGATCTTCCGGCGGCTGCGGGACCTGGGCATCAAGGTGGTGCTGACCGGTGACGGCTCCGACGAGCTGTTCGGCGGGTACCCGATGTACCACCAGGTCGGCCCGGCGGCGGCCCGCAGGCTGTTCCTGCACCGGATCCGCAACCTGTGCCGCACCGAGTTGCAGCGGGTCGACCGGGCCGCCATGGCCCACGGCGTGGAGGCCCGGGTGCCGTTCCTCGACCTCAGTGTGGTGGAGCTGGCGATGCGGCTGCCGGTGGAGCTGAAGCTGCGCGGCGGGCAGGAGAAGTGGATCGTCCGGCGGGCGTTCGCCGACATGCTGCCCGAGTACATCGTGCGTCGTCCGAAGAACCCGATGTCGTACTCGTCGGGGTTGCACGAGCGGGTCCGGTTGTACAAGCCGCTCTTCGCCCGGCTGCACCGCTCGTTCGGATACGACCTGCAGGAGCCGGTCCGTCGGGACTTCGACAGCGTGCTGAGCCGCTGCGGCAACGACCTGGACCGGGCCATCGCCGACGGGTTGACCCGACCCGACTACACGGTCCTGGAGCACGCCCGCGACCTGGTCGGGGCGGCGAAGTGGAACGCGGCCCCGGTGGTGCGCCGGTTGGTCGGCCCGCGTCCGGCCCGCAACTGA
- a CDS encoding LVIVD repeat-containing protein, whose translation MIRLPQPRLRQLRIVAVATTGLLVASALVAPASNAQTVPQAAPAPALTNTIPGVDEIVSSPNLRQIANVPKVAPLDATNSDIAFQGKYAFAGNYNGFVIYDISRPSAPKVTARVLCPGSQNDISVHGDLLFLSTDSSRSDDSCNSTAQGADVKDSWEGIKIFDIKNKANPRYIKSVETACGSHTHTLVPGKDRKAVYLYVSSYSPRAEFPDCQPPHDSISIIKVPVKKPTDAAVVATPNLFPDGGFPGSGTGSATTGCHDITAYPSKDLAAGACMGDGILLDIKNREKPRVINRVRDEVNFAFWHSATFNNSGTKVIFTDELGGGGAATCNEAVGPNRGADAIYDIAGRGNARTMTFRSYYKIPRANADTENCVAHNGSLIPVLGKDIMVQAWYQGGISVFDFTDSAKPKEIAFWERGPLSADTFVGGGTWSAYYYNGHIYSNDMVKGLDVLELNDWRTWTAKLTRYSELNVQTQPSYLGW comes from the coding sequence ATGATCAGACTCCCCCAGCCACGGTTACGACAACTGCGCATCGTGGCGGTGGCCACGACCGGCCTCCTCGTCGCCAGCGCCCTCGTCGCCCCGGCGAGCAACGCCCAGACGGTGCCGCAGGCGGCCCCAGCCCCTGCGCTCACCAACACGATCCCCGGCGTCGACGAGATCGTGAGCAGCCCCAACCTGCGCCAGATCGCCAACGTGCCCAAGGTCGCCCCACTGGACGCGACCAACAGCGACATCGCCTTCCAGGGCAAGTACGCGTTCGCCGGCAACTACAACGGCTTCGTCATCTACGACATCTCGCGGCCCAGCGCTCCGAAGGTCACGGCCCGGGTGCTCTGCCCGGGGTCGCAGAACGACATTTCCGTCCACGGTGACCTGCTCTTCCTCTCCACCGACTCGTCCCGCAGCGACGACTCCTGCAACAGCACGGCGCAGGGGGCCGACGTGAAGGACTCGTGGGAGGGCATCAAGATCTTCGACATCAAGAACAAGGCCAACCCGCGCTACATCAAGTCCGTCGAGACTGCCTGCGGCTCACACACCCACACCCTGGTGCCGGGCAAGGACCGCAAGGCCGTCTACCTGTACGTCTCGTCGTACAGCCCGCGGGCCGAATTCCCCGACTGCCAGCCGCCGCACGACTCCATCTCCATCATCAAGGTGCCGGTGAAGAAGCCGACCGACGCGGCCGTGGTCGCGACGCCGAACCTCTTCCCCGACGGTGGCTTCCCGGGCAGCGGGACCGGCTCGGCGACCACCGGTTGCCACGACATCACCGCGTACCCGTCGAAGGACCTGGCCGCCGGCGCCTGCATGGGTGACGGCATCCTGCTCGACATCAAGAACCGGGAGAAGCCGCGCGTCATCAACCGGGTACGCGACGAGGTCAACTTCGCGTTCTGGCACTCGGCCACCTTCAACAACTCCGGCACCAAGGTGATCTTCACCGACGAGCTGGGTGGTGGCGGGGCGGCGACCTGCAACGAGGCCGTCGGCCCGAACCGCGGCGCGGACGCCATCTACGACATCGCCGGCCGCGGCAACGCCCGGACGATGACGTTCCGCAGTTACTACAAGATCCCCCGGGCGAACGCCGACACCGAGAACTGCGTGGCGCACAACGGCTCGCTGATCCCGGTGCTCGGCAAGGACATCATGGTCCAGGCGTGGTACCAGGGTGGCATCTCGGTCTTCGACTTCACCGACTCGGCCAAGCCGAAGGAGATCGCCTTCTGGGAGCGGGGCCCGCTCTCGGCCGACACGTTCGTCGGTGGTGGCACCTGGTCCGCGTACTACTACAACGGCCACATCTACTCCAACGACATGGTCAAGGGCCTGGACGTCCTGGAGCTGAACGACTGGCGTACCTGGACGGCCAAGCTGACCCGCTACTCGGAGCTCAACGTGCAGACCCAGCCCAGCTACCTCGGCTGGTAG
- a CDS encoding DUF305 domain-containing protein: MTSRRARTLAVVTLAVAVPLVAFMMIHLGGDTGTGAVQPVSAPVTSVASPSASPVPTDLTVIAPGRPGEPAATRAAHEVRDAGPAPHNSLDVWFVRMMIPHHAQALAMAELAPDRAADPTVRAIADRIRASQGPEMGMMRGWLQTRGLPAEVPGHDHGTMRGMQSPEAMRQLAAVRGADFDRLFVQMMTEHHRGAIEMATNLLTVGSDLTLNEFANSVATEQSVEIDRMREILDR, encoded by the coding sequence ATGACCAGCCGGCGCGCACGGACCCTGGCGGTCGTCACACTGGCTGTCGCGGTGCCGCTGGTGGCGTTCATGATGATCCACCTCGGCGGCGACACCGGTACGGGCGCCGTGCAGCCGGTCTCCGCGCCCGTCACCTCCGTCGCGTCGCCGAGCGCCAGTCCCGTCCCCACCGACCTGACCGTCATCGCGCCCGGCCGTCCGGGAGAGCCGGCGGCCACCCGCGCGGCCCATGAGGTCCGCGACGCCGGCCCCGCCCCGCACAACTCGTTGGACGTCTGGTTCGTCCGCATGATGATTCCGCACCACGCGCAGGCCCTGGCGATGGCGGAGCTCGCCCCCGACCGGGCCGCCGACCCCACCGTCCGTGCCATCGCCGATCGGATCCGGGCCAGCCAGGGGCCGGAGATGGGCATGATGCGGGGCTGGTTGCAGACCCGTGGCCTCCCGGCCGAGGTGCCGGGCCACGACCACGGCACCATGCGCGGCATGCAGTCGCCCGAGGCGATGCGGCAGCTCGCCGCGGTCCGTGGCGCGGACTTCGACCGGCTCTTCGTCCAGATGATGACCGAGCACCACCGGGGCGCCATCGAGATGGCCACCAACCTGCTCACGGTCGGCTCCGACCTGACGCTCAACGAGTTCGCCAACTCCGTCGCCACCGAGCAGAGCGTCGAGATCGACCGCATGCGCGAAATCCTCGACCGCTGA
- a CDS encoding MerR family transcriptional regulator: protein MFTIGDFARLGRVSVRMLRHYDSIGLLRPASVDPHTGYRFYRADQLRRLNRVIALKELGLTLEQVRAIVDDAVDVAELRGMLRLRRSQLAEQLAADTARLTAVEARLRMIESEGRMTSQDVVLKEIAPVRVAELTAIAASYEGEDIGPVIQPLYPELFRRLSAAGVTPTGPTIAWYEPVDPGGDAVVVHAGVLVDAEPSAAPDVAVRDLAPVPTAATIIHHGAMDDVEPSMQALARWIEENGYRTDGFAREVYLDYCPDTPEKGVTELQIAVYRD from the coding sequence ATGTTCACCATCGGAGACTTCGCCAGACTCGGCCGGGTGTCGGTGCGGATGCTGCGTCACTACGACAGCATCGGGCTGCTCCGCCCGGCCAGCGTCGACCCGCACACCGGCTACCGGTTCTACCGGGCGGACCAGCTGCGCCGACTCAACCGGGTGATCGCCCTCAAGGAGTTGGGCCTCACCCTCGAACAGGTGCGCGCGATCGTCGACGACGCCGTCGACGTGGCCGAGCTGCGCGGCATGCTGCGGTTGCGCCGCAGCCAGCTGGCGGAGCAGTTGGCCGCCGACACGGCCCGGTTGACGGCCGTCGAAGCGAGGCTCCGAATGATCGAGTCGGAGGGTCGGATGACCAGCCAGGACGTCGTACTCAAAGAGATCGCGCCGGTCCGCGTCGCCGAGCTGACCGCCATCGCGGCCAGCTACGAGGGCGAGGACATCGGCCCGGTGATCCAGCCGCTCTACCCCGAGCTGTTCCGCCGGTTGTCGGCCGCCGGCGTCACCCCGACCGGGCCCACCATCGCCTGGTACGAGCCGGTCGATCCCGGCGGGGACGCCGTCGTCGTACACGCCGGGGTGCTCGTCGACGCCGAGCCGTCCGCCGCCCCCGACGTCGCGGTGCGCGACCTGGCCCCGGTGCCCACCGCCGCGACGATCATCCATCACGGTGCGATGGACGACGTCGAGCCGAGCATGCAGGCGCTCGCCCGGTGGATCGAGGAGAACGGCTACCGCACCGACGGGTTCGCCCGCGAGGTCTACCTGGACTACTGTCCGGACACCCCGGAGAAGGGCGTCACCGAACTTCAGATCGCCGTGTACCGGGACTGA
- a CDS encoding sensor histidine kinase, whose translation MTVRRTLFGRPLRSVAFDVAVAGLVAPLSLAAAVSQPGGWAASLVGVGMAVALLFRRTHPVAVTVAVAVLALIQVVARWGPLIYDVAVLIALYSVVKYGRRLRDGVLAGGVAAVGVLLAAAQAPSGIRWWMTALWYALVTGAVWLVALNVRTRRLYVLSLEERATTLEREREAESRAAVAEERTRIARELHDVVAHSMAVMIVQADGARFMLDRDPAQARTAVKVVADTGRQALEEMRRLVGVLRDAGPAGADGADELAVAADPEHRRLALAELPDLLARFDDAGLHIRSTVTGAPPALPPGLELTLYRVAQEALTNALKHAGVGAGVEVVLSYTAEAVVVRVVDDGRGRPLVSPAPSGGHGLLGMRERVTVYDGSLTAGPRPTGGWQVEVRLPLPKCGLVHRPSGRW comes from the coding sequence GTGACCGTGAGACGCACCCTGTTCGGTCGCCCGCTGCGCAGCGTCGCCTTCGACGTGGCCGTCGCCGGCCTGGTGGCGCCCCTGTCCCTGGCGGCGGCGGTGAGCCAGCCGGGCGGTTGGGCCGCCTCGCTGGTCGGCGTGGGGATGGCGGTGGCGTTGCTGTTCCGCCGTACCCACCCGGTCGCGGTGACCGTGGCGGTCGCGGTGCTCGCCCTGATCCAGGTGGTCGCCCGGTGGGGTCCGCTCATCTACGACGTCGCCGTCCTGATCGCCCTCTACAGCGTGGTGAAGTACGGCCGGCGGCTGCGCGACGGCGTGCTGGCCGGCGGAGTCGCGGCCGTCGGGGTGCTGCTGGCCGCCGCGCAGGCCCCCAGCGGCATCCGGTGGTGGATGACCGCGCTGTGGTACGCGCTGGTCACCGGTGCGGTGTGGTTGGTCGCGTTGAACGTGCGGACCCGCCGGCTGTACGTCCTCAGCCTGGAGGAGCGGGCCACGACCCTGGAACGCGAGCGGGAGGCCGAGTCCCGGGCGGCGGTCGCCGAGGAGCGCACCCGGATCGCTCGTGAGCTGCACGACGTTGTCGCCCACAGCATGGCCGTGATGATCGTCCAGGCGGACGGCGCCCGGTTCATGCTCGACCGTGACCCCGCCCAGGCGCGGACCGCCGTGAAGGTGGTCGCGGACACCGGCCGGCAGGCCCTCGAAGAGATGCGCCGGCTGGTCGGTGTCCTGCGCGACGCCGGCCCGGCCGGCGCGGACGGGGCCGACGAACTGGCGGTGGCGGCCGACCCCGAGCACCGCCGCCTCGCCCTGGCCGAACTGCCCGACCTGCTGGCCCGGTTCGACGACGCCGGGCTGCACATCCGCAGCACCGTCACCGGTGCGCCACCGGCCCTGCCGCCGGGCCTGGAGCTGACCCTCTACCGGGTGGCGCAGGAGGCGTTGACCAACGCGCTCAAGCACGCCGGTGTCGGCGCCGGCGTCGAGGTCGTGCTGTCGTACACCGCCGAGGCCGTCGTGGTCCGGGTGGTCGACGACGGTCGCGGCCGCCCGCTGGTCAGTCCGGCGCCGTCCGGGGGGCACGGCCTGCTCGGCATGCGGGAGCGGGTGACGGTGTACGACGGCAGCCTCACCGCCGGTCCCCGGCCGACCGGGGGCTGGCAGGTCGAGGTCCGGCTGCCGCTACCGAAATGCGGGCTAGTGCACCGTCCTTCAGGGCGGTGGTGA
- a CDS encoding DUF1203 domain-containing protein: protein MTTSTAFLIRALEARTLDTVRCTRHDAADRPVEALPAGGGEPLRCCLRDAEAGEALLLFGYAPPGAAGPYREIGPVFAHAVACSGPEPAGGHPPAWRGRAQVLRAYDRQGRIHGGRLHDGTDPEAVIAELFADPAVYELHSRNVVYGCFMFAVERAAG, encoded by the coding sequence ATGACGACCAGCACCGCCTTCCTGATCCGTGCCCTGGAGGCCCGGACGCTCGACACCGTCCGTTGCACCCGCCACGACGCCGCCGACCGGCCCGTCGAGGCGCTCCCGGCCGGCGGCGGGGAACCGCTGCGCTGCTGCCTGCGCGACGCCGAGGCAGGCGAGGCGCTGCTGCTCTTCGGCTACGCGCCGCCGGGCGCCGCCGGCCCGTACCGGGAGATCGGTCCGGTCTTCGCGCACGCCGTCGCCTGTTCGGGACCGGAGCCGGCGGGTGGCCACCCGCCGGCCTGGCGGGGGCGAGCCCAGGTCCTGCGGGCGTACGACCGGCAGGGCCGGATCCACGGCGGTCGCCTGCACGACGGCACGGACCCGGAGGCGGTGATCGCCGAGTTGTTCGCCGACCCGGCCGTGTACGAGCTGCACAGTCGCAACGTGGTGTACGGCTGCTTCATGTTCGCCGTGGAGCGCGCCGCCGGGTGA